From a region of the Bradyrhizobium sp. KBS0727 genome:
- the argF gene encoding ornithine carbamoyltransferase, with the protein MSKPVRHFLDISELPLQELRNILDAGAAMKAKLKAHEKVNKPLEGKTLAMIFERPSTRTRVSFDVGMRQLGGESIMLTGAEMQLGRGETIADTARVLSRYVDAIMIRILNHEALLELAAYATVPVINGLTRRSHPCQVMADLMTFEEHRGPIEGRTVAWTGDDNNVLASWAHAAERFKFQLNVATPPQFAPNKAMKDWIKATQAPIVLGADPEEAVRGADCVVTDTWVSMGDKEGEHRHNVLKPYQVNAKLMSLAKKDAIFMHCLPAHRGEEVTDEVIDGPQSVVFDEAENRLHAQKGILAWCFGAVA; encoded by the coding sequence ATGAGCAAGCCCGTCCGTCACTTTCTCGACATCAGCGAACTGCCGCTTCAAGAGCTGCGCAACATACTCGACGCCGGCGCCGCCATGAAGGCGAAGCTGAAGGCGCATGAAAAGGTCAACAAGCCGCTCGAAGGCAAGACGCTGGCGATGATCTTCGAACGGCCGTCGACCCGGACGCGGGTGTCGTTCGACGTCGGCATGCGCCAGCTCGGCGGCGAGTCCATCATGCTGACCGGCGCGGAGATGCAGCTCGGCCGCGGCGAGACCATCGCCGACACCGCGCGCGTGCTGTCGCGCTATGTCGATGCGATCATGATCCGCATCCTCAATCACGAGGCGCTGCTGGAACTGGCCGCCTACGCCACCGTGCCCGTCATCAATGGGCTGACGCGGCGTTCGCATCCCTGCCAGGTGATGGCCGATCTGATGACGTTCGAGGAGCATCGCGGGCCGATCGAGGGCCGCACCGTGGCCTGGACCGGCGACGACAACAACGTGCTGGCTTCCTGGGCGCATGCGGCCGAGCGTTTCAAGTTCCAGCTCAATGTCGCCACCCCGCCGCAGTTCGCGCCGAACAAGGCGATGAAGGACTGGATCAAGGCCACCCAAGCCCCGATCGTGCTCGGCGCCGATCCGGAAGAAGCCGTGCGCGGCGCCGATTGCGTCGTCACCGATACCTGGGTGTCGATGGGCGACAAGGAAGGCGAACATCGTCACAACGTGCTGAAGCCCTATCAGGTCAATGCCAAGCTGATGTCGCTGGCGAAGAAGGACGCGATTTTCATGCACTGCCTGCCGGCCCATCGCGGCGAGGAAGTTACCGACGAGGTGATCGACGGCCCGCAATCGGTGGTGTTCGACGAAGCCGAAAACCGCCTGCATGCGCAAAAAGGCATTCTGGCCTGGTGCTTCGGCGCCGTGGCGTAA
- a CDS encoding aspartate aminotransferase family protein: MTHSAASHLLPVFARVDLGFERGEGAWLVATNGDRYLDFTSGVAVNALGHAHPQLVAALQEQATKLWHMSNLFKSPDGDKLAARLCEQSFADYVFFCNSGAEAMECVIKVTRKYQAAKGHPERYRIITFEGAFHGRTLATLAATGSAKYLEGFGPPMDGFDQVPHGDLEAVKKAIGPHTAGILIEPVQGEGGVRSAPNAFFKGLRELCDKHGLLLAFDEVQTGMGRTGDLFAYKRLGVTPDVMSLAKALGGGFPIGACLATAEAASGMTPGSHGSTFGGNPLAIAAANAVLDVMLKPGFFDHVRKMSLLLKQKLASVVDRYPNVLSEVRGEGLLVGVKAVVPSGDLVNALRDQKLLTVGAGDNVVRFLAPLIVNEAEIEQSVQMLERACIALSGAPLKKAAG, encoded by the coding sequence ATGACCCATAGCGCCGCGTCGCATCTGCTCCCCGTATTCGCCAGGGTCGACCTTGGCTTCGAACGCGGCGAGGGCGCCTGGCTGGTCGCCACCAACGGCGATCGCTATCTCGACTTCACCTCGGGCGTCGCGGTCAATGCGCTGGGCCACGCCCATCCGCAACTGGTCGCAGCGCTGCAGGAACAGGCCACGAAACTGTGGCACATGTCGAACCTGTTCAAGTCGCCCGACGGCGACAAGCTCGCCGCGCGGCTGTGCGAGCAGAGCTTTGCCGACTATGTGTTCTTCTGCAATTCCGGCGCCGAGGCGATGGAATGCGTGATCAAGGTGACGCGCAAGTATCAGGCCGCCAAGGGTCATCCCGAGCGCTATCGCATCATCACTTTCGAAGGCGCGTTCCATGGCCGCACGCTGGCGACCTTGGCCGCGACCGGCTCCGCCAAATATCTCGAGGGTTTTGGGCCGCCGATGGACGGCTTCGACCAGGTGCCGCATGGCGATCTCGAAGCGGTGAAGAAGGCGATCGGCCCGCACACCGCCGGCATCCTGATCGAGCCGGTGCAGGGCGAGGGCGGCGTGCGCTCGGCGCCGAACGCGTTCTTCAAGGGCTTGCGCGAATTGTGCGACAAGCACGGCCTGCTGCTGGCGTTCGACGAGGTGCAGACCGGCATGGGCCGCACCGGCGATCTGTTCGCCTACAAGCGCCTCGGCGTCACCCCCGACGTGATGTCGCTGGCGAAAGCGCTCGGCGGCGGTTTCCCGATCGGGGCGTGCCTGGCGACCGCGGAAGCCGCGTCCGGCATGACGCCGGGCTCGCATGGCTCGACCTTCGGCGGCAACCCGCTGGCGATCGCGGCCGCCAACGCCGTGCTCGACGTGATGCTGAAGCCCGGCTTCTTCGACCACGTGCGGAAGATGTCGCTGCTGTTGAAACAGAAACTGGCCTCGGTGGTCGATCGCTATCCGAACGTGCTGTCGGAAGTGCGCGGCGAGGGGCTCCTGGTCGGCGTCAAGGCCGTGGTGCCCTCGGGCGATCTCGTCAATGCGTTGCGTGATCAAAAGCTGCTCACCGTCGGCGCCGGCGACAATGTGGTGCGCTTCCTCGCGCCCCTGATCGTGAACGAGGCCGAGATCGAGCAGTCCGTGCAAATGCTCGAGCGCGCCTGCATCGCGCTGTCAGGGGCACCGTTGAAGAAGGCGGCGGGGTAA
- a CDS encoding Hsp33 family molecular chaperone, which yields MSQSPDTKITAEAPIRAPSSVPVDDAVLPFEVSALDLRGRLTRMGPALDDILTKHDYPAPVGKLLGEAIVLATLLGSSLKFEGRFILQTQTDGPVSFLIVDFQAPDRLRAYARYDATRLKDGQDSGALLGKGHLAMTVDQGPDMSRYQGMVALDGGNLEDAAHEYFLRSEQIPTRVRLAVGEEWRGGGEGPKHRWRAGGMLLQFLPKAPERARPADLDPGDVPDGVAKHEIEEDDAWVEGQSLIATVEDVELIDPDLSGERLLYRLFHERGVRVFPPLPLRAQCSCSRDAVSAMLKSFAAKDRAEMVKDNKVIVTCEFCSSVYEFTPQEAGVEE from the coding sequence ATGTCACAATCCCCCGATACGAAAATCACGGCCGAGGCCCCTATCCGCGCGCCGTCCTCGGTTCCCGTTGACGATGCGGTGCTGCCGTTCGAGGTCAGTGCGCTCGACCTGCGTGGCCGGCTCACCCGAATGGGCCCCGCGCTCGACGACATCCTGACCAAGCACGATTATCCCGCCCCGGTCGGCAAGCTGCTGGGCGAGGCGATCGTGCTGGCGACGCTCTTGGGCTCCTCCCTGAAGTTCGAAGGCCGCTTCATCCTGCAGACCCAGACCGACGGTCCGGTGTCGTTCCTGATCGTGGATTTCCAGGCCCCCGATCGCCTGCGCGCCTATGCGCGCTACGACGCGACGCGGCTGAAGGACGGCCAGGATTCAGGCGCCTTGCTCGGCAAGGGCCATCTGGCGATGACCGTCGACCAGGGCCCGGACATGAGCCGCTATCAGGGCATGGTGGCGCTTGACGGCGGCAATCTCGAAGACGCCGCCCACGAATATTTTCTGCGCTCCGAGCAGATCCCGACCCGCGTGCGGCTCGCTGTCGGCGAAGAATGGCGTGGCGGCGGCGAAGGCCCGAAGCATCGCTGGCGCGCCGGCGGCATGCTGCTGCAGTTTCTGCCGAAGGCGCCGGAGCGGGCGCGGCCGGCGGATCTCGATCCCGGCGACGTCCCGGACGGCGTGGCGAAGCACGAGATCGAGGAGGACGACGCCTGGGTCGAAGGCCAGTCGCTGATCGCAACCGTCGAGGACGTCGAGCTGATCGATCCCGATCTGTCCGGCGAGCGGCTGCTGTATCGGCTGTTCCACGAACGCGGCGTGCGGGTGTTTCCGCCGTTGCCGCTGCGCGCGCAATGCTCCTGCTCGCGCGATGCGGTCTCGGCGATGCTGAAAAGTTTTGCCGCGAAGGACCGCGCCGAGATGGTCAAGGACAACAAGGTGATCGTGACCTGCGAGTTCTGCTCGTCGGTCTACGAATTCACGCCGCAGGAAGCGGGCGTGGAGGAGTAG
- a CDS encoding GcrA family cell cycle regulator, producing MTVLTWSDDRVEQLKKLWEGGLSASQIAAELGNVTRNAVIGKVHRLGLSGRAKSPSSAAPRQRKARPAQHMMRVARPVSRGNTALAHAFEVEMEPDPISYDNVVPMSQRLSLLELNEATCHWPVGDPSSSDFFFCGGKALSGLPYCAHHSRVAYQPASDRRRPAPKPTR from the coding sequence ATGACCGTATTGACCTGGTCCGACGATCGCGTCGAGCAGCTTAAGAAGCTCTGGGAAGGCGGCCTGTCCGCCAGCCAGATCGCCGCGGAACTTGGGAATGTGACGCGAAATGCCGTGATCGGCAAGGTGCACCGGCTCGGTCTGTCCGGCCGCGCCAAGAGCCCCTCCTCGGCCGCCCCGCGCCAGCGCAAGGCCCGGCCCGCCCAGCACATGATGCGGGTGGCGCGTCCGGTCTCGCGCGGCAACACTGCGCTCGCCCATGCCTTCGAAGTCGAGATGGAGCCGGATCCGATCTCCTACGACAACGTCGTGCCGATGAGCCAGCGGCTGTCGCTGCTGGAATTGAACGAGGCCACCTGCCACTGGCCGGTCGGCGATCCCTCGAGTTCGGACTTCTTCTTCTGCGGCGGCAAGGCGCTCTCCGGCCTGCCCTACTGCGCGCATCACTCGCGCGTCGCCTATCAGCCGGCCTCCGATCGCCGCCGCCCGGCGCCGAAGCCGACCAGGTAA